From Cydia splendana chromosome 12, ilCydSple1.2, whole genome shotgun sequence, a single genomic window includes:
- the LOC134795714 gene encoding E3 ubiquitin-protein ligase znrf2 isoform X3 gives MGIIIGTCVPDAEPDAAAYGAQLRRPPRRILYGIKCPVCSKFVLPDDIECHLVMCLTRPRLSYNEDVLSDSKGECVICLEELTAGDTIARLPCLCIYHKGCIDQWFEVNRSCPEHPGD, from the exons ATGGGGATCATCATCGGGACGTGCGTGCCGGACGCGGAGCCGGACGCGGCGGCGTACGGCGCGCAGCTTCGCCGTCCGCCACGGAGGATACTTTACG GAATCAAATGTCCAGTGTGCAGCAAATTTGTGCTGCCAGATGACATCGAGTGCCACCTCGTCATGTGTCTCACTAGGCCTCGCCTTTCCTATAACG AGGACGTGCTCTCCGACTCAAAGGGCGAGTGCGTGATCTGTCTCGAGGAGCTCACCGCTGGTGACACCATCGCGAGGCTGCCCTGCCTCTGCATCTACCACAAGGG ATGTATAGACCAATGGTTCGAGGTGAACAGATCGTGTCCGGAGCACCCCGGCGACTAG
- the LOC134795835 gene encoding uncharacterized protein LOC134795835, translating into MLLIWLVLIPSVAAFVCKSACELCAMGTNQDSAACALCRDCKSSENRRMMDFTHRKPTLSDQQKEDLKELEKLEFKKVMQEYGLKPEDLIDDNDAMEWTPNLRQQTDPTPCDIGPFTKSCFITNSREPQETKKEDEDEDANESPTNSGKDELLTGKTKTKTKAKGKEQRYKKNCLNNCSPPVTPRRPRTARPTSTRCPPVTPCKNALKMITQQGQSSSTLSPYAYILNNVVTLSDSDYDLNDQGCPTQPICSDDKDYEMRVTKRESVRPTKIITKTWCPEKLFKMLTTSTTTPPCVPCMPFCQLPCVIMPQTPFLPTQETLTEKYTNERSEENNPILPKEEMTKTSSVGTTKDYIYVYVGVPKDVKHLRKG; encoded by the exons ATGCTTCTAATCTGGCTGGTCCTCATCCCATCAGTGGCGGCCTTCGTTTGCAAAAGCGCCTGCGAATTATGCGCGATGGGCACTAACCAGGATTCCGCCGCCTGTGCTCTGTGCAG GGATTGCAAGAGTTCCGAAAATCGTCGCATGATGGATTTCACCCATAGAAAACCAACTCTAAGCGACCAGCAGAAGGAAGATTTGAAAGAATTAGAGAAATTAGAGTTCAAAAAGGTCATGCAGGAATACGGATTGAAGCCGGAGGACCTGATAGATGACAATGACGCTATGGAGTGGACTCCTAATCTTAGGCAGCAAACTGATCCCACCC CTTGCGACATAGGGCCATTCACAAAAAGCTGCTTTATTACAAATTCGAGGGAGCCGCAGGAGACGAAGAAGGAGGATGAGGATGAGGACGCGAACGAGAGTCCGACAAACAGTGGCAAGGATGAGTTACTGACAGGCAAAACAAAGACAAAGACTAAAGCGAAAGGCAAAGAGCAaaggtataaaaaaaattgccttaACAACTGCTCTCCACCAGTCACTCCCAGGAGGCCTAGGACTGCTAGGCCTACGAGTACGCGTTGCCCGCCTGTCACGCCTTGTAAGAACGCCTTGAAGATGATCACACAACAAGGACAATCAAGCTCGACGTTATCACCTTATGCGTACATTTTAAACAATGTAGTAACTCTGAGTGACTCGGACTACGATTTAAATGACCAAG gTTGTCCTACCCAGCCCATTTGCTCTGATGACAAAGACTATGAAATGCGAGTAACAAAAAGGGAATCCGTCCGTCCGACGAAGATTATCACGAAAACTTGGTGTCCCGAGAAACTGTTTAAGATGCTAACCACAAGTACCACAACACCACCTTGTGTGCCTTGTATGCCTTTTTGTCAGCTACCTTGCGTGATAATGCCACAAACACCCTTTCTACCAACTCAAGAGACTCTGACAGAAAAATACACAAACGAGAGAAGTGAAGAAAACAACCCAATCCTACCAAAAGAAGAAATGACTAAAACATCGAGTGTAGGAACGACGAAAGACTACATTTACGTATATGTAGGCGTTCCAAAAGATGTGAAACATTTACGTAAAGGCTGA